A genomic region of Halomonas aestuarii contains the following coding sequences:
- a CDS encoding TRAP transporter small permease, which yields MTRLPVAALTTLQRIEHAIDAALRPVVFAGMAALIGVITLQIVSRVFFEAVGWTEEVARFLLVWITFLGATLAFQRGRHIAVTFVVDALPDPLQRVARIAAVLVALGFMIALMVIGYRYMQVQSFQKSASLRLSMTWVYAVIPLCSALMAWYAFVDLVGLIVRGSNDGEPDQPSPEEPPA from the coding sequence GTGACTCGTCTGCCGGTTGCCGCGCTGACGACCCTGCAACGCATCGAGCATGCCATCGACGCCGCCCTTCGCCCCGTGGTCTTCGCGGGCATGGCGGCGTTAATCGGCGTGATCACGCTGCAGATCGTCTCGCGCGTGTTCTTCGAGGCGGTGGGCTGGACCGAGGAAGTGGCACGCTTCCTGCTGGTCTGGATCACCTTCCTCGGCGCCACGCTGGCCTTCCAGCGTGGCCGCCATATCGCCGTGACCTTCGTGGTGGATGCCCTGCCCGACCCGCTGCAGCGCGTCGCGCGCATCGCCGCGGTACTCGTGGCCCTGGGCTTCATGATCGCCCTGATGGTGATCGGCTACCGCTACATGCAGGTGCAGAGCTTCCAGAAGTCCGCATCGCTGCGCCTCTCCATGACCTGGGTCTATGCCGTGATCCCGCTCTGCTCGGCCCTGATGGCCTGGTACGCCTTCGTCGACCTGGTCGGCCTGATCGTCCGGGGGTCCAACGACGGTGAACCCGACCAACCTTCCCCGGAGGAGCCTCCGGCATGA